The following nucleotide sequence is from Desulfuromonadaceae bacterium.
TGTTTTCGATGACTCGGAATGGCGTTCCAAGGCGGAGAGCAGGTTGCTCGGTCTGTCCATCAAGGAACTTAAAGAGGAGCGTCCGTTGCTGAAGCAACTGGCAAAGGGGAGTGATTTAGCTGACCGCGGTGAGCGACACTTTCAGTTTATTCAGGACCTGGCCAAATTTAACGGGACCCCCTTCATGACCTTGTTGCGGCAGGAATGCGATTCTTTTTTTGAGCGTTTTCCCGGACATCCCAAAACCGAAATGGTCCTGGAGATCAAGGCGGAGAGCCTGCTCCGCGAAAAGCGTTTCGTGGAGGCGTTCTCCGGCTATCGCCAGTTAGTGGGTATCTACCCCGCCAGTCCCCTCCGTTCCGCTCGATTGCTGGTTTTGGGTGGGGGGTACAACGATCAGCTTAAACACTATGAACGGGCGGTGGGGATCTTCGAACAGATCATCGCGGAGTATCCGGAACACGGTGCAGCCTTGACCGCCTATCAGCGGGCGGCACGTACCTACGAGAAGAACCTTGGGCGATATCCGAAGGCGGTTGAAACCCTCGATCAGATCGTCCAGCGTTACCCAGAAAATGAAGCAGCGCTGCAAGCGCTTCAGGATCAGGCGCGGATTTATACCGCGAATATTGGCAACTTCTATGCGGCGATAAAAACCTATCAGCGGTTGGCTGATAGGTTCCCCGGTGATGCCGCAGTGACCGCGCTGGTTCGTGCTGCCGAGCTGGCACGAAAAAACATTGAGGATTTCGATTTACAGATTGAACTTCAGCAGCGCCTGGGCTCCGAGTACCCCGGCCGCGAAGAGTCGATTGTCGCTCTCTACAGCAGTGCTGAAACATTTGAAGAAAAGTTGCGTGATCCGGCTCAGGCGATTGACGCTTATCAGTTGCTGATTGACACCTACCCGGACCACAAGTTGGTGAATAATGCCAAGAAACGCATCCAGAAGCTCACCGCGAAGAGATAGGTGGTTTGTGGGGTAACTTCGTTCCTGGCAGGGGACGCGTTAACAGCCTGATTCGGTGGCGGAGGCAAACATCTTACATGAAACCGAACTTTTTCATGCGATAGCGAAAGGCATCGATGCCAAGAGTCAGTTTCTTTGCCGCTTTCGACTGATTCCCTTCAGATGACTCCAGGGCCTGACGGATCAGCTCCCGTTCAACATCTTCAATATCGATCCCCTCCGGCGGCAGGCGAAAATTCACCAGATTGCCTCCGCCGCCGGAGGTTTTGGCGATAATTTCCTGGGGCAGATGCTCCAGCATCAGCGTTTCATCACTCTCCAGAATAATGGCCCGCTCAATGATGTTTTTCAATTCACGGACATTCCCCGGCCAGGCATACTCGACCAGAAACTTTTCGGCCATTTTGGAGACACCTTTGACACTCTTGCCGAACTCATGATTATAGTAATCGATGAAATGTTTCACCAGGGTCAGGATGTCTTCCTTGCGTTCACGCAACGGCGGCAGATAGATCGGGATAACTTGCAAACGGTAATAGAGGTCGTTACGAAATGTTTTTTCTTCGATAGCCTTGAGCAGGTCTTTGTTGGTCGCTGAAACGATACGCACATCGATCTGAATATCCTTGACTCCGCCGACGCGCCGAAAGGCTCTCTCTTCGAGAACCCGCAATAATTTGGCCTGCATCCCCAACTCCATGTCGCCAATTTCGTCGAGGAAGATGGTGCCACCGTCACTGATCTCAAAGAGCCCTTTTTTCTGATTCCGGGCGTCGGTAAAGGCCCCTTTTTCGTGCCCCATCAATTCACTTTCCAGAAGTGTTTCGGGGACTGCGGCACAATTGATCGCCATGAACGGTCTGTCGGCGCGCGCACTTTCGTAGTGAATCGCCTTGGCGATCAATTCCTTGCCGGTTCCGCTCTCCCCTTGAATCAGCACGGTACTGGCATCACTTTTGGCAACCTTGTCAACCATCGACATCACGTTCTGCATATGCCGACTCGTGCCGACCAGATTGTTTTTGCCGTAACGTTTGGTTTGCTCGGAGCGCAGGTGGGCGACTTCCCGTTTCAATTCGCCGGTTTCAAGGGCTTTCTTGATAACAATCGCCAGCTCGTCAAGGTTAAACGGTTTGTTGACATAGTCATACGCCCCCAGACGCATCGCCTTGACGGCGGTTTCCACCACCCCCAGCGCTGTCACCATGATCACCAGCACGTCGGTTTCCAGCTCCTTGACCTTTTCAAGAACCTCGATACCGTTCATGCCGGGCAGCTGGATATCGAGCAACATCAGGTCTGGAGGATCTTCACGCACCATTTTCAAGGCTTCTTCGCCGCTGGCTGCGGTGGTTACCTCGTACCCCTGTTTTTTCAGATTCTGTTCCAGTGACCAGCGAATCAACTGTTCGTCATCAACAACCAGAATTTTCTGTCCGCGCACGGTTTATTCCTCTTCCTTAAACGTCAGCGTCCCGGAATTAGCGGGCAGCTCAAGAATGAATGTCGTCCCCTCACCCACCTTGCTGTCAGCCCAGATTGCACCGTCGTGTTGTTCGAGTAACTGGCGGCAAATGGGCAAGCCAAGCCCCGTCCCTTGCGTCTTGGATGTATAGAATGGGGTAAATATTTTGTCAAGTTGACCTGCCGCGATCCCGCTGCCGGTATCCTCGATTTCAATCCGCACCACCTTGCCGCTTGTCGATTCAGCCAACAACGTTCGCACACTCAAGGTGCCACCGTTCGGCATCGCCTGAATGCCGTTAATCAGGACGTTGAACAACACTTGCTGAATCTGTTTTTCATCGATCAGCAGCGGCGGCAGACCGTGAGCCAGGTCCTTGAGACGATGAACCTTGTGGGTGCCGGGGTGCTGGTTCAAAAAGAACATGGTGTTGTTGACCAGTTCATTGATATTCACATGCGTCAACTCCGGCTTCCCCGGCTTGCCGAAGTAAAGCAGATCGGTGACTGTTTTGTTCAGTCGGTCGATCTGCTCAAGAACCTGGCGAACGATCTCCCGCCGTGGGTCGTCAGCTGCAAAGTCATCTGCCAATACCGACACCGCGCCGCTGATACCGGCGAGCGGGTTCCTGATTTCGTGCGCCAGCCCGGTCGCCATTTCCCCGACCGAAGCCAGACGATCGGCGCGTGCCATCTGTTTGTAGTGGTACTGTTCCAGTTCGTGCTGCACCCGTTCGAGGTTAATCACCATCGAATTGAAGCTGCGCATCAGGCTGCCCATCTCGTCGGAATATTTCGGTTTCATACGCACGCCAAGATCACCTGCCTCGACCTTGGCCATGTTGTCGGCAATCAGCTGCATCGGGCGTCTGACAAAACGCAACAGAATAAAGGAAACCCCTACCGACAGGAGGATAACGACCAGAGCGGTTGACAGGAGCAGATATTGTGACGACTCACGAAGCTTGCTGGTGGTGTCGGCGAGCGAAAAGTTGAGATTGAGCACCCCGACAACTTTGCGCCCCGGACCGTGGCACTGATAACAGCGCATATCGGTGTAGATGGGCTTGATAATGCCGAGAATATCTTCGCCATCGACATGAAAGATCCCCTCGGTGCGTCCATTGTGGAACAGGGAGAAAGCATTGGCATCGACCCGCGAGCCGATCTCCCAGGGGCGCGATGATTTGAGAATTGTCCCGTCGGGGTGAAAAATCTTGATCCCGGCAAGACGGTGGTTGCGGCCAACCATCTCCAGCACGGTTTGCACATCGTCGCTGTTGCCGAGGCGCATGGAATTGAAAATCGACTTTTCAACTGTCGACAGCAACAGTTCGGTATTCTCTTTGGTGGCCGCGACCAGATGCACCTGCTCACGACGGACCTGAAAAAGAGTAAAGGCTCCGATAACTGTCGACAAGAGCAATATGTTAAGAATAATAATGCGACTGATCAGGCTGTTGAAAAACAATATTTCCGCCTTTGTGGGCCGGTTGCAGAGAAGCTGTTACTTACGTTTCATGACGCGCTCGGCCGCTTCAACCAGATGTGCTGCGGTTAAACCGTAGTGCAACAGCAATTCATCTCCAGTGCCCGACTGGCCGAAAACATCGCGCAAACCGACCCGTTCGACCGGCACCGGACAGCTCTCGGCGAGGGTCTCGCAAACCACCCCGCCGAGCCCGCCGATGACCGAATGTTCTTCCGCTGTCACCACGGCTTTGGTCTCCCGCGCGGCCTGGAGTGCCAGTACGCTATCGAATGGTTTGAGCGAGGCAAAGTGGAGCACTCGCGCCGAGATATTTTCAGCCGCAAGAATTTCAGCGGCAGCCAGTGCCCGCGCCGTCATCAAGCCGGTGGCCATGAAGGTCAGATCGGTACCGTCGCGCAGGGTGACACCGCGACCGATGGCGAACGTGGCGGTGGCGGGGAAGATCGTCGGCACCTTCGAGCGCCCGAGACGCATATAGATCGGCCCCTGGCAAGCAGCAGCAGCGCGAATCGCGGCCGCGGTTTCGGGCCCGTCAGCCGGACACAAAACGGTCATGTTCGGCAGCGCGCGCATGATCGCCAGATCTTCTATCGACTGGTGGGAACCGCCATCTTCGCCGACCGTAATCCCGCCGTGCGTCGCCACAATCTTGACATTCATTTTTGGATAGGCGACCGATTGACGAATTTGTTCGAAGGCGCGACCGGCGGCAAAAACCGCAAAAGTAGAAGCAAAAGGAATCATTCCCCCGGCGGACAATCCAGCCGCCATCCCCACCATATTGGCTTCGGCAATCCCGGCATTAAAGAATCGCGCGGGGAACTCCCTGGCAAATCCCGCCGTCTTGGTCGAGCCGGAAAGATCGGCATCGAGGACAACGATCCGTTCGTTCTCCCTGCCTAGTTCCAGTAAGGTTTTACCGTAGGCATCTCGCGTTGCGATCTGTTCACTCACTGTATTTTGTCCTTATCCTGAATATCCAACTGCATGTAACGCTCATCACCTTCAGGCGTGGCCAAGATGCTCAAGCGCCCGTTCAAGCTCGTCATCGGACGGCGTGACGCCATGGTAGCTGGCCTTGTGCTCAAAAAACGGCACGCCTTTCCCCTTGACTGTCCGCGCGACAATCATGGTTGGCTGACCGGCGGTCTGTTCCGCTGCGTCGAATGCCTGTATAAGCGCGGCAAAATCATGTCCGTCAACCTCCACAACGTGCCAGTTGAAGGCGAGAAATTTCGCGCCGAGCGGCGCGATGTTCATCACGTCAGCGACATTGCCGTCGATCTGCAAACCATTTTGATCGACAATCGCACAGAGGTTGTCGAGCCGATAATGCGCGGCGGCCAGCGCGGCCTCCCAGACCTGACCTTCCTGCATTTCGCCATCCCCGAGCAGCACATAGGTGCGCGAGTTGCGCCCGGCAAGACGGTTTGCGAGTGCCAGCCCAACCGCCTGGGAGATCCCCTGCCCCAGCGAACCGGTACAGACATCAACGCCAGGAGTCTTGTTCATGTCGGGATGCCCTTGCAGATGGCTGCCGAGGCGGCGCAACGTTTGCAGATCCTCACGCGGGAAATATCCGGCGGCGGCCAGACAGGCATAGAGGGCTGGAGCAGCGTGCCCTTTGGAGAGCACAAAGCGATCCCGCTCAGGCCATGCGGGGTTGGTCGGATCGTGTCGCAGCCGCTGGAAATAGAGCGCCGTCAGCACATCAATGGCCGACAGACTGCCGCCGGTGTGTCCCGACCCGGCGGTGTTCAACATCTTTAAAATTTCAACCCTCAAACTACGGGCCTGCTCTTCCAGCGTGCGCAACAGCGCGTCGTCGCTCATCTTTGATTCATTCCTCGGTTTGCGTCCCCGCCACAGCGGTGGACGATTATCGAACGGTTATTTATCCTCACCGACCAGATAGGAGAGGATGAGGTCATCGAGACTGGGAGCTTTTGCCCGGTTCACTCCGGGCGAGGCGCCAAGAGCTGGCGGCGGCACGGGTGCGGAAACGACAACCCGGGGGGGCAGCGGCTCGTCCGGGAGTGGTGCGCCGGGCGTTTCGGGTGCCTCCGCCACAGCGGATGCTTCAACGTCAACGGCGGGCAATCCGCCACCGTAGCGCTTGGCGATCACGGCGTCAAATTCGCCCCCCTTGAGTCGGCGCAGCATCTCCTTATGTTGTTCCTTCATCAGGTCCTCAACGACCTGTTCCAGCCTGTCGACCTTGATGATATCGGCGTAGCTGGTCTTTTTGGACGCCAGAATATTTCCACCACGGTACAACAGGGTAATAATATGTGGAGTGGCGCGTCCACTATCCTCGGTCTGAATATGGTAGACCGCGCCCTTGTAACTGAAATTGTGATTAAACCCGACAACCATCCGCGACAATCACCCCGGCAAAATTAAGTTAATAGCGCATTTTGGCACAGAGCCATCTTCGGTGCAAGACTTCTTGCGCCCTCAGCCCCGATGTTCCAGCAGTTTTTTTACCTTGGCAACCGCCTCAAGGGCATCGCGGGCATACAGATCGGCGCCGATCCGCTCTGCATAATCCTGGGAAACAACCGCCCCGCCGATCATGGTGAACACCTCGACCCCGGCAGCCCGTAACCGCTCAACCACCACGTCCATCTGCGCAATCGTCGTGGTCATCAGGGCGGAGAGACCAACCGCATCGACAGCGTGCTCCTGTGCCGCGGCAACAATCCGGTCGGCAGCAACGTTCTTCCCCAGATCGATCACCTCGAAGCCGTGATTTTCGAGCAAAGTACACACAATATTCTTGCCGATGTCATGGATATCCCCTTCAACCGTTGCCATCAGGATGCGTCCGCGGCTGGGCATGTCCTCACCCTGCATTGCTTCCTTGATGCGCGCAAAGGCGCGGTGCATGGTCTCTGCGGAACGCATCACCTGGGGCAGAAACACCTGGCCGCTGCCAAACCGCCGTCCCACCTCTTCGAGACCGGGGAGCAACCCTTCATTGCTGATTTCAAGCGGCTTCAACCCGTCCCCAAGAGCCTGCTCGACCAGCGCGACAATCCCCTCTTCATCACCGCCGATGATGGCCTGCGCCAGTTGTTCACGAATCGCTGCCGGGGCATCACCCAGGTTTGTCGGCGGCGCGACAAGGGCATCAGCATAGTGGGCAATATAGGCGCTGGAATCGATATCCTTGCCGAGCAGCACCATCGCCGCGCGAAAGGCATCCATCATGCGTGCATCTTTCGGGTTGATGATTGCGGCATCAAGTCCCGCCTCCAGTGCCATGGCAAAAAAACTCGCCGAAAGGATCGGTCGCGCGGGAAGGCCGAAGGAAATATTACTCACCCCCAGAACCGTCGACAAATCAAGCTCGGCACGCACCCGGCGAATAGCCTTTAACGTTTCCACCGCCCGCTTCTGTTCCGCGGAAACGGTCAGGGTCAAGCAATCGATGACGATATCCGCGGCGGGAATACCTTCGGCCAGCGCCCGTTCCTTGATCTTGCGGGCTACCGCCAGACGACCGGCGGCGGTCTCCGGAATCCCCTGCTCATCAAGCGCCAGGCCGATGATTGCGGCACCGTATTTGCGCGCCAGCGGCAGAATTTTCGCGAGACTTTTCTCTTCACCACTCACGGAATTGATCAGCACCTTGCCATCGGCGGCCTGCAAGCCCCGTTCGAGCGCCGTCGGGTCGGAAGAATCAAGGACCAGCGGGGTCGCCACTGCGCCGCCCAGCGCAAAGACCGCGCGCTCCAACGCCAGCGGTTCATCAACCCCCGGCGCACCGCAATTGACATCGAGCAGGGTTGCCCCGCAGGCGCTCTGTTCCTTCCCTTCACGCCGCACGTAGGCAGTTTTTCCTTCGTGCAACTCGGCACTGTACCCTTTTTTTCCGGTCGGGTTGATCCGCTCACCGATGATCGCGCAGGGCGCCGCCGCACCGAGTGCTGTCACGGCGGTCCGGCTGGACAGGTAGCAGGTTGTGCGCGGCGGCGCAACCCAGTGCTGGTCAAGAGGGGTCAAAGCAATTTTGATGGCGCGAATATGGTCCGGAGTGGTTCCGCAGCAACCGCCGATAACCCGTACCCCCAGGGCGATCATGCGCTGGTGATAGACCGTCATCTCTTCCGGCGAGGCCGGGAAAATTGTTTCGCCATCGCGAAGTACAGGCAACCCCGCGTTCGCCTGCGAGATCAACGGACGTGCACTGACGGTGCGCATCTTGCTGAGTACGTCATAAATTCCGTCCGGCCCGAGGCCGCAGTTCGAGCCGATGACGTCCGCACCGAGAGCATCGAGGGTGACAATGGCCGCCTCCGGTGAGGTGCCGAGTACCGACCGGCCATTATCCTCAAACGTCATCATCGCAACGACTGGCAGGGTCGAGTATTCCTTACACGCGACCAGGGCGGCCTTCAGCTCACGGATATCAAGAAACGTTTCGAGGCTGATCAGATCGGCTCCCGCCGCGGCAAAAGCGCGCACCTGCTCGGCAAAGATCTCGACCATCGCAGTAAAGGCGGTCTCGCCGACCGGCGCGACGAAGAGCCCGGTCGGACCGATCGAAGCCCCCACCAGCACCCCTTCACCCCCCGCGCGGCGGGCAATCTCCACTCCGGCGCGATTGATCTCGGCGACCCGGTCGTCCAGCCCGTAATGGGCCAGCTTCACCCGACTGCCACCAAAGGTATTCGTTACCAGAATATCCGCACCGGCTGCGGCATACAGGCTGTGGACCGCGGCAACGACCTCCGGTCTGGTCAGGTTCAGTTCCTCGGGGCTCTGACCGGGTTCCAGACCACGGGCCTGCAACATCGTTCCCATCGCGCCATCGAGGACCAGAACCCGTTCTGCCATTGCTTCCAGAAATCGGCTCATCGCGTTTCTCCTCCGCCGTGTTTTTCGATTAATTCGCCAACCGCGTCGGTAGAAACGGCGTCGGCGGAATTTTCAACATAGCTGAAATCGACCGCAATCGGCCGCCGCAGGTCAACATGCCCCTTAATTGTTTCAACATCATTCCCTTCAACCAGAATACGGATCTGGCGAACATAGGGAAAATTGACCGCCAATGAATCAACCAGGGCATAAACCGTCAACAGTTCACTGACCGACCCCCCGGGATGCGCGGCGATAAACTCCCGGCTGAAATCGAGCATGGCCACACTCTCGTGCAGTTCCAGCTGGAGCAGACGGGCGCTTTCCGGCAGCACGCGTAACAACTCCGGATTCACCGGACCGGCAATCAGCGCCGCGACGACGCCGCACAGGTTCACGCTATCATTCACATCTTGCGGTAACAGCCGGGGTTCAGCGCTCAGCCTCCCTGCGGGGGTAGCAAAATAGAGGATTAATTCATGTTCGGGCAGTGCCTTGACGGTGTCAACCGGAGGTACCGGCGGGGCAGCGGGCGGAGACAGGCGGAGCCACCCCCAGAGTGCGAGCGCGGCAATGGCGAGGATGACGATCAAGAACGGTCCATTACGCCGCCGGGAGGTGAGCAGAGACCGCAATGGTGTTTTTTCTTTGGCCATAAGCTACTCCGTTATTTCGCTTTTGTCATCGAGATGAGCCAGTTCGACATGGGTCACATTGGCCAGCCCGGCGCCAAAGAACGCGCCACCGACGCGCTGAAAACGCTCCGGGGTATCGGTAACGCAAAACCGCGTGGTCCCCGTCCCCGGCGTGGTCCGCAGCTGCTTGTTGGCCGCCAGGATTGCCGCGACCCGGCGTGCAGTTTCTTGCGCCGAATCGACCAGGGTGATCTTCTCCCCGACCACCTCTTGCAGGGTCTTTTTTAATAACGGGTAGTGGGTGCAACCGAGAACCAGCGTATCGACACCATCACCACACAGCGGTGCCAGATATTCCACTGCCGTCATGCGGGTCACCGGGTGAGTGGTCCAGCCCTCTTCCGCCAGCGGCACAAAGAGCGGACAGGCGACACTGTAAACGATCAGTGCCTCATCCAAAGATTTGAGGGTCTGTTCGTAAGCGCCACTGCGGATCGTTCCCTCCGTCCCGATCACCGCAACCTTGCGGGTGCGGCTGACCTCACAGGCACGCCGCGCGCCCGGCTCGATCACCCCGACGACCGGGAGATGAAAGCGGTCCACCAGCGCTGGCAGGGCCACTGACGAGGCCGTATTGCAGGCCACCACGAGCATTTTCACCCCGTGTCGATGGAGAAAATCACCAGCTTCCAGCGAATATTGCAACACCCGGTGCGCGCTTTTGGACCCGTAGGGAACGCGGGCGGTATCACCGAGGTAGATCAGGTCTTCCTGCGGCAGCAGTTGCCGGATCGCCTTGAGGACCGTCAACCCTCCGACCCCTGAATCAAAAACTCCGACCGCCCGCTTTGCCATCGTAAAGGCCTTATCTGTCCGCAATGTACAAGCTGCTCGTTAAACGAGTGATGATAGGAAATCACGGCAATCAATGTCAATCTTTTCCGCAGCGAAACCCGTTTTTTGTGTTTTTTGTTTATCATCAAAGAAAGATGGGCTACAATACGCCGTGCTGGTTCTTGCAATTCACACCAGCCATTATTCCGTCACCGGAGTTCATCAATGAACACTGAGAGCTTTATCGAACTATTACAAAACTTCAAGAGTGACCGCATCATCGAAACCCTGGAGCAGCTCAACCTTGACGAGTGGATTCATAACCCCTGGTTTCTCGGTGGCGTTGGCGTTTTTGCACTGACCGCGCTGTTCATGAAGTGGCGCTTGCTGCTGGCGACGGTTGTCGGCATCGTCGGCATGGCCGGTCTTTTACAGTACACGCTTGAGCAGGGGACCGAGCTCACTTCGCTGGGCAACCAGAGCCTCATCATTTTTATCGGTGGTGGTCTCTTGATCACCATCATCTTCATCTACCTGGTTGTCATCAAGTCAGACTGACTTTGTCACCACCGGCATCTTTTCATTCAGTCATCCGGAGGCATTCATGTCCATAAAAAAACGCGACTGGCTTTTTGTCGCCCTGATCATCATCGTCGTCGGTTTTTTCATCGCCATCTCCGGCGAAGAAAAAACCACCAAAGTTCCCCGCGATGAAACGCACCTCAAATTCCAGTCAATGGTTGAACAGGACGGAAAAAAAGCCACCGAAAAATTCTGCAAAGAGTGCCACAACCCTGACCAGATCGCTCTCTCGGCGGCACATCCGCCACCATTTCGCTGCCTTTTCTGTCACAAGTTCTGAGTCGTTGCGCAGCCTCATCGCTCTTAGCTGACGCCCGGTTACCGTAGCCACCATCCATCCACATAGGGCGACTGTGTATCACCACAGTCACCCTATGTGATCCAGTTCGCAGTGCCATCATTATCCCGAACATCCCCCCCTCTGCGCAACTCAAGCCGCGCCGTTAAAATTTGATGAAAATCCATTCTTCTGGATAAATGATGCAAATTCAAACACTTGGACAAAAACCCATGAATCGGAATTTTGGCACTTATATTGCTTTCTGCCGGACCGGAACAACAATTATCTTCTTCAGGAGGTTTTTTGACTGATGCGGCACGACACAAATGAAAAAAACAGCGTGGTGGGAAAAATTGATTACCTGCTCTATCTGCTCGCCGGTGGGGTTCTGGTCATCATGAGTTTTTCATTCTTACTCTGGTTGCGCTTCTAACCATTAACCATCGCACCTGGAGCCCGTCACATACCGTACTGTCTGCCCTTGGGCCACATTGCGGCGCAGCGGTAACTTCCGCGGCTTTTATAAACCGCGAAGTAACACCTCCGCAGCATAGGGTTCCGCCCGTTGCGCCAACTCCTGAAGCCGCGCGGCCGGATACGCCGCGACAGCATGCCACTGCGCATCGAGCGCGTGTTCCGGTACAAATTGCTGCAACGCCCAGCGCCGTGCCCCGTTGATTGTTTTACCGAGGGTGTCAATTGTCTCTGCATCGATCCAGCCGGGAACACAGGTGGTGCGAAATTCATAATCGACCCCGGACGCCATCAGCATTGTTACCCCTCCCGCAAAGGACTGAATGTCACCCCCCTCACCACCAAGTTCGCCATAACGCTCGGGGAGCGTTTTCAGATCGACGGCGACATAGTCCAGCAACCCTTCCGCCAGCGCCGCTTTCAGCACCGCCGGGCGCAAGCCGTTGGTGTCGAGCTTGATCTGCAACCCCAACGCACGAATTTCGCGCAACAGTGGCAACAGACCTGGCGCCAGCGTTGGCTCCCCACCGGAAATGACAACCCCGTCAATAAACTTGCGCCGCCGGCGCAAATTGTTCAGCAGCTCATCCTCGGGGTAGTCGGGGAGTTCATCCGGCGCATCAATCAGTTGTGGATTATGGCAGTAAGGACAACGCAGATTGCACCCGCCATAAAAAACCAGCGCGGCAATCCGCCCCGGAAAGTCGAGCAGACTGGTGCCTTGAAAACCTTTGATTGTCAACCGTTACTCCCGTTCCGCACTGACCGTGAACTCCTTGCGCTCTTTGAACTCTTCTTTTTTCCCCTTGTTCCACTGCTGCACCGGCCTGAAAAAACCGCAGACCCGCGAGTAAACTTCCGTTTTTTCCTTACATTTGGTGGGCATTTAAACGTCTCCTTTGAGCGTTGCAGATAGTCACGCCGCCTCCCCCGCATGGGGATGTGGGCAGGCAAAATGTTCCCCCGGAATATAACCGTGCTCCGGACAAATTGTGAACGTGGGACTGAGCGTAAAGTAGGGTAGCCGGAAATTCTCGGCAATGCGCCGCACCAGCAGGCGGGCGCCGCGCCAGTCGTCAATGCGCTCGCCGAGGAAGCCGTGAAAGACCGTCCCGCCAGTGTAGCGGGTTTGCAGATCGTCCTGGTGACTCAACGCCTCAAAAATATCGTCAGTGCAGCCGACCGGCAGTTGCGATGAGTTGGTATAGTAGGGCGTTTCACCACCGGCGGTGATGATGTCGGCATAGCGATCACGATCCAGTCGCGCCAGACGGTAACTGGTCCCCTCTCCCGGCGTTGCTTCCAGATTGTAGAGCTGCCCCGATTCTTCCTGATAGCGCAGCAACTCGTTGCGCATCCGGTCGAGCGTTTCGGTCGCCAGTGCCTTGCCAGCGACGCCGTCGATCCCCTCACCGACCAGCGCCCGGCACGCCTCGTTCATGCCGATCAGGCCGATGGTCGAAAAGTGATTGTCCCAGAAACGTCCACTGCGGGCGAAGATACCAGCGAGATAGAATTTGCTGTACGGGTACAGCCCCTGCGCGGTAAAACGCTCCAGCTGCTTACGCTTGATCTCCAGCGATTCGCGTGCCCACCCCATCAATGTGGAAATGCGCGCGAAGAACGCCTCCCGGTTTTCCGCCTCGTAGGCAGCACGCGGCAGATTGAGCGTCACCACTCCGATTGACCCGGTCAACGGATTCGAGCCAAAGAGGCCGCCACCGCGCCGCCGCAATTCCCGATTGTCAAGCCGTAACCGGCAACACATCGAGCGCGCATCTTCCGGATCCATATCGGAATTGATAAAGTTGGAAAAATAGGGGATGCCATACTTCGCGGTCATCTCCCAGATTG
It contains:
- a CDS encoding tetratricopeptide repeat protein, encoding MNYFKLELLVGIALLCLTLTATAAEPEGTSPGSAPSGQELATTVQSDREAPVAPSLPIADATPVEKPTPVTPPRVQVAPVVVPSLPPTPRSDPQDKEKKRLASSMLDFFETECSPLTRGQKESGMFDIFSDDKNPVLSKCLDDLTAYVQSFWGLPDTARALNLIAALNKAQANAPAEVVALGKLIYVFDDSEWRSKAESRLLGLSIKELKEERPLLKQLAKGSDLADRGERHFQFIQDLAKFNGTPFMTLLRQECDSFFERFPGHPKTEMVLEIKAESLLREKRFVEAFSGYRQLVGIYPASPLRSARLLVLGGGYNDQLKHYERAVGIFEQIIAEYPEHGAALTAYQRAARTYEKNLGRYPKAVETLDQIVQRYPENEAALQALQDQARIYTANIGNFYAAIKTYQRLADRFPGDAAVTALVRAAELARKNIEDFDLQIELQQRLGSEYPGREESIVALYSSAETFEEKLRDPAQAIDAYQLLIDTYPDHKLVNNAKKRIQKLTAKR
- a CDS encoding sigma-54 dependent transcriptional regulator, which codes for MRGQKILVVDDEQLIRWSLEQNLKKQGYEVTTAASGEEALKMVREDPPDLMLLDIQLPGMNGIEVLEKVKELETDVLVIMVTALGVVETAVKAMRLGAYDYVNKPFNLDELAIVIKKALETGELKREVAHLRSEQTKRYGKNNLVGTSRHMQNVMSMVDKVAKSDASTVLIQGESGTGKELIAKAIHYESARADRPFMAINCAAVPETLLESELMGHEKGAFTDARNQKKGLFEISDGGTIFLDEIGDMELGMQAKLLRVLEERAFRRVGGVKDIQIDVRIVSATNKDLLKAIEEKTFRNDLYYRLQVIPIYLPPLRERKEDILTLVKHFIDYYNHEFGKSVKGVSKMAEKFLVEYAWPGNVRELKNIIERAIILESDETLMLEHLPQEIIAKTSGGGGNLVNFRLPPEGIDIEDVERELIRQALESSEGNQSKAAKKLTLGIDAFRYRMKKFGFM
- a CDS encoding HAMP domain-containing protein, producing MFFNSLISRIIILNILLLSTVIGAFTLFQVRREQVHLVAATKENTELLLSTVEKSIFNSMRLGNSDDVQTVLEMVGRNHRLAGIKIFHPDGTILKSSRPWEIGSRVDANAFSLFHNGRTEGIFHVDGEDILGIIKPIYTDMRCYQCHGPGRKVVGVLNLNFSLADTTSKLRESSQYLLLSTALVVILLSVGVSFILLRFVRRPMQLIADNMAKVEAGDLGVRMKPKYSDEMGSLMRSFNSMVINLERVQHELEQYHYKQMARADRLASVGEMATGLAHEIRNPLAGISGAVSVLADDFAADDPRREIVRQVLEQIDRLNKTVTDLLYFGKPGKPELTHVNINELVNNTMFFLNQHPGTHKVHRLKDLAHGLPPLLIDEKQIQQVLFNVLINGIQAMPNGGTLSVRTLLAESTSGKVVRIEIEDTGSGIAAGQLDKIFTPFYTSKTQGTGLGLPICRQLLEQHDGAIWADSKVGEGTTFILELPANSGTLTFKEEE
- a CDS encoding transketolase family protein, with protein sequence MSEQIATRDAYGKTLLELGRENERIVVLDADLSGSTKTAGFAREFPARFFNAGIAEANMVGMAAGLSAGGMIPFASTFAVFAAGRAFEQIRQSVAYPKMNVKIVATHGGITVGEDGGSHQSIEDLAIMRALPNMTVLCPADGPETAAAIRAAAACQGPIYMRLGRSKVPTIFPATATFAIGRGVTLRDGTDLTFMATGLMTARALAAAEILAAENISARVLHFASLKPFDSVLALQAARETKAVVTAEEHSVIGGLGGVVCETLAESCPVPVERVGLRDVFGQSGTGDELLLHYGLTAAHLVEAAERVMKRK
- a CDS encoding transketolase, translating into MSDDALLRTLEEQARSLRVEILKMLNTAGSGHTGGSLSAIDVLTALYFQRLRHDPTNPAWPERDRFVLSKGHAAPALYACLAAAGYFPREDLQTLRRLGSHLQGHPDMNKTPGVDVCTGSLGQGISQAVGLALANRLAGRNSRTYVLLGDGEMQEGQVWEAALAAAHYRLDNLCAIVDQNGLQIDGNVADVMNIAPLGAKFLAFNWHVVEVDGHDFAALIQAFDAAEQTAGQPTMIVARTVKGKGVPFFEHKASYHGVTPSDDELERALEHLGHA